The Corylus avellana chromosome ca11, CavTom2PMs-1.0 genome contains the following window.
agtgcgatttcaataagtgcgattttaaaaattgtgtttttaaaatcgctacttttaaaaatcacacagacgtttggtaaaacatactaaaaagtattttttttatcaattgagtgtttggataacatcagcatataattgcggtttcatgaccaaattaccaataaagatgaacaagacagagaggatgaaggaaaaaaaaaaaaaagagagaaaataaaggttttaatatattttaggtgagtattcttgatattttttttcattccctttctaaaaaatgtaactattgcgccaaatatctttttaataaaaatcgtgattttgttttaaattcgcactttttcaaataagcactttctaatcagcttatggaaatcgcagatttttttgcgattttaaaatttgcgtttttaaaatcgcaatcccaaacaccttaaagttgtgatttggtttaaaatcgcagattatttttttaaaaacgcactcccaaacgcatcTTCAGAGTCAAAAGTTTGAGTGTAGGagggacaaaaataaaaaataaaaacaaatgaagGAGTaggaaactaatttttaatggtccatatcattaaaaataaaataaaaaatatattgatggGTGTTAAATTTTTGGGGGACTTAAGCCCCCCATTATTGTGCTAGCTTTGCCCCGAAAGAAATTTGGCTCATAACATAGAGgaaataaaaggttttttttttttttttttttttttcactataaAACTTGTacagtgtaaaaaaaaaaaagctttttccTGTCAACTAGCTTTTTTACTATTACtggtaagaaaagaaaagaaaagatttttttttgttttttttttaaaaaagccttaAAGTTACTACGGCCTTGTTTGTAATTCCAAAGCTTGAAATCTTGGAATTCCCTTGTTGTTTAAGGCCGTAGTAAAACATTTAGCATATATAGAAGATTTCAAAGCTTTCCTATCTAAAAGGGAGAGCAGCTGTAACTGTATATCAGAAATAACCGGTTCAGTGTTCCAATCAGCAAAAAAGACTTGGTTCGTCGATGGCAAGAGAACCTTGAGTAAAGAATCCCCTTCAATGTTCATCAGGACTCAGGAGCAACCATGAGAAGCTGCCAACCTGACTGCCAGCAAGGAAGCGTGGGACTCACCCAAATTTGCTTCCATGAGATCGAGGGAGTTTCAAGGAGTTAATaactataaaaaattcattgtGGTCTTAAGGGTGACTGCAGCAACAGCAAAATTTGGCTTAATAGCTACgttaaaatttactttaaaagccgaccatatatatatatatatatatatatatatgttagagaACCCCACAAAATAAAGAGGCATGaaaaagactatttttttttctttttctttttctttcttgtggtTGAGATGAAAAAAAGCAAAATCTGATGTAATTGTTCAATGTGCCTTTACTGTTGAGTTTCcaacgttttttttattttattttttctgtcgGTGGTGGAGTACGCTGCTGGAGAGCACTATTTTTCACATCAATGTGCCTTTACTGTTGAATTTCCaacgttttttgttttattttttctgtcgGTGGTGGAGTACGTTGCTGGAGAGCACTATTTTTCACATCAATGTGCCTTACTGTTGAGTCTCTTGCTTTAGCCAGAGTCTAGAGACAAAGAACGTTacataactaataatttaatatagtatatatctatcaaaaaaatttattgagttTTGGAaacttatctttgttattcacttcatatttcaatttttacttATTAGGGGATAGTTTAATCTCGTAGGTAAAAGAAAGtattaaaatactaattaaaatgataaatgaaTTTGGTTTGTtcctatgatttttttttttttttttttcatatattcgaagtgggagaaggaaaaaggaaaattataagaatacaaataaaaacaacaaaaatattctAGTAATAATAAAGAATAGGTCAAATAAATGACATGGCCATCAATAATAGtcggaaaagaaaaacaaagccGACCATCAGTAGTAGATGGTGCGGCTGAAGTCTCTCTATTTCGTTGTGCAACTAGAACGGAGTATATAAAGAAGTTTTTGGAGGACCAAGTTATGATTTGTTGAAAGTCttcttgccaaaaaaaaaaaaaaaacaaacaaacaaagaaaatgttCTCTTTGGAGAAAATTAAGAACAGAAGGGTGCACTCAAACAACTCTTTACCCCCACTGAATCTAATGTGccggaacaaaaaaaaaaaaaaaaaaagcgccgGTATTTTCAGAAATGCATCGGAAAATTTGCACCGGTACGTATGGGGATGAATTTTAGTAGTGACAAGTGTGGTGGGTCTGTGATTGCTAGAGCGTGGTGGAGTTTTTTGTGGCTGACGGAAAAATCGTCGGATATTCGAATATCGGTGGGGTTGGGTTTATTTTGCGGCGGTGAGTTGGGGACGTGACTCGTTGTAACGGTGATAGCACCGTTTCTGGCTGCTGAAGGGCGTTGTGATGAAATGGTACGTGTCAAATGGGGTACGTTCATTGATGCCGATGGAACTCTGCTTGAAAGCCTCCCCTCACCTACTTGAAGTTTCTCCTTCCACGTGAGGAATTCTGCCTGCATGTTGTTGCTATACATGCACTTAAGAGGAGATTTTGACAGAAATTGTACAAAACACAGGAAATATGTATGGGAGTTGTCACCTCAATGACTACTTTATTGGAGCCGCGACTAAATTGTatggtaaaataataataaacacacATCAacttcacacacacacacacacacacacacacacacgcacacatatatatatatgggcgtTGTGATGAAATGGTACGTGTCAAATGGGGTACGTTCATTGATGCCGATGGAACTCTGCTTGAAAGCCTCCCCTCACCTACTTGAAGTTTCTCCTTCCACGTGAGGAATTCTGCCTGCATGTTGTTGCTATACATGCACTTAAGAGGAGATTTTGACAGAAATTGTACAAAACACAGGAAATATGTATGGGAGTTGTCACCTCAATGACTACTTTATTGGAGCCGCGACTAAATTGTatggtaaaataataataaacacacATCAacttcacacacacacacacacacacacacacacatatatatatatatatatatatatttcattagtATATCAGACATGACCTtacaaaagtatatataattgtcgtatataaaataattactatTAGAGTACTCTTACAATTTGAGAGtattttatttaactaaaaCTATCACTTGTCCTCTCAAATTGAGAAGTCCTTTATTCTACTACTACTATCTTTATAAGGTTTAATTACATCATCCCTTCAAATCATGAGGTAAGTATTACAATTCCAAAACAAAGGTAGACACAAATTAATGGATAGATAGTTCACGCTAAAACTGACAACTAATAAAGATAAAGTGGGAGTCGTGGCTTTGGGACTGCAACAAGCGGGACTTCCTCAGTGCTCAAATGATCTTCAGGCTTCCTGTTGGCCGGAAAATTCCATTGAAATCCATGTAACATATTAGCCAAGGTTGAAGAAATCATCTTTAGTCCAAGGCTATAACCAGGGCACATCCTTCTCCCTGAACCAAATGGCAATAGTTCGAAATTTTGTCCTGTCACATCAATAGCCTTTCCTAAGAACCTCTCTGGCCGGAACTCTTCAGGTGCATCCCATATTGAAGGGTCTCTTCCCATACCCCATAGATTTACGAGGACTATACTTCCTTTACGAATATCATAACCAGCTGTGTTACAATCTTCAAGAGCTACGCGCGGCACAAGCATTAATGCTGTAGGGTTTTTCCTCATTGTTTCCTTCATAATTGCATCAATATAAGGAAGTTGTGGGATATCTTTCTCTTCTACCCATCTGTCTTTTCCTACAACCCTATCCAGCTCTTCAGTTGCCTTTCTGATCAGGTGCGGTTGCTTCAAGAGTTCCGACATTGCCAGTTCCACTGTCCTCGCAGAGCTTTCCGAGCCTCCTATTAAGAGATCCTGATATtgatgaaacaaaacaaaaatgatcagCATGATCAGCATTGGCTTGATAGATTTTGAGATTTGAGTTGGTGTATACCTGAGTGAGGCCCTTGAGATTATCATAAGAGAGCTTAACATGATCAGTATTAGGATCATCAGCCAGCTGCAACAGTGAATCCACGAAATCTCCAACTCCTCTCTTTACCTTGTGGTCGTCAAAAACATGGTCATGGAATCGATCAAATTTTTTCCTCAAGGCCTTCATTTGCTTCACGTATCCCTGCAAGTCCAAGAAATTGAGCCACGGAATCCAGTCCCCAATGTTGAAGGCCACATTAAGCCAGAACAACTCATCTGACATTTATTGGAATTCTTTGAAAGTTGCTGCAGAAGTTTCCAATTCGGCCTCATCACTGAAATACATCTTACCCAACACAATTCTACTTATAACGCTTAGATTGAGGCGCGAGAGATGCTCTCTCACCCCAATAGGCTTCCCAGACAAGGAACATAGGCGAGAGACAAGAGCACTCCTTTCTTCCACACGTATATACTCATACGACTCTAGTCTTTTTGAGCTAAATACCTCGGACATAAATAGTTTACGCCCTTGTCGAAAATATGGTCCGTAAGGTGCCCACACGAGACTGGAGTAGTTGGAAGTGTTCTTCCCTGCAGCTGTTTGGGGTCTAGAGGCAAAGACATGATCATATGTCTTTAATTAGAAATTGCTTTGCCATTTCCGGAGATGAGGCAACCACAACATAGAACGACCCcaactttttttctaattggaccgtatttttgtgacaatttGTGAAGGGATTGGTGAGGGAGGGGACCGATAAGGTTTAGATTGCCGATGATTGGCCAAGTTTTAGGACCCGGTGCAAATTTTAGGTTGTTGTGTTTGAAGGTTAAGGTTTTTGAAAGAAAGGCTAAGGCAGCTACAGCTACCCATACCATTGTTGCTATAAGATCCCAAGAAGGAGCCTCCATTGTTGGTGATTGGTTAAGAGTTTGAGGTGGGCTTTTGCGTTTATATAGCTAATTATACAGAGAATACAGGGTAGGGGGAatattaacatatatagttgaGTTATAAGCTTGTGTCTTCGTGTATGAATTAATGCGTTGCGTGTCCCATGAAAAAGGTAAGGGACAGAGAGATGTCACgcttataagattatataattcaattttaattcaattcgGCTCAATTAAACAAGTTAGATCTCTTTcctgttaattttgtattaaattcgtattgaatttgagaattgtgtaaaaaattatcaacctaAAATGTAGTTAAACGGATTAAATCTTTTACTCTAAACCGCTAATTTCATGATGAATTTACTAATAACCATACAAAAATAACACAGTCCAACAATGATAAGACATAGCATGGTGAAGTTGTAAAGAGCTGCAATGTTTAGTAGTTGTTCGATTGGGACTTAAAGTGTATGGTACGTAGTAGATGCCATGTATCTCTCAAATGTAACTCATTTGTCTCAAATATAAATGCATGCACCACCATTTATACCGACCACCGTCGTTATCTGTTGCAAAGAGACGTACcgattataattaataataaataagacaCGAGAGGACGAGGCTGTAAAGAGCTGCAAATGTGACTTCACACCAATGATGACTAAAACGATAAAAAGTATACTTTCTTTTCCTGAGCATCACACCAATGAATGAGTAGACTACAGAGTCTCTTTACAGAAAGAATAAAAGGAATTTTTCCATGATGGGTAAAGATTAATTTcctacgattttaaaaaattgacaattttaaaattatttgaattcaGTTGGTTTATGGCTTGAAAAATACTGCATATTAAAAGCATGATATGTTATAATTGAtatagtcaaaaaaaaaaaaaaaaatcagtcgATATAGATTTAGCAAATTTATCAGTAGATtcttgtttaagaaaaaaaaaattagagaaactTCATTTAACCTCCTTGAACTTTCATCATACTCATGATTATCttcctaaatttcaaaaattctcaatttagtgtatcaatttttcaatttcacccgtCCTTTAGGATTTTCCTTTAAATCCTAGAGGagtgtcaaaattctcaaaaaaaaaaaaagaactttctttttttagggaaaaaaaaaaaaattgcaaggatttaggtgtttgttaggatttaacataatttgcaaaaatacaCATTCAAGAGTGTTGGGcgaagttttccaaaaaaaaaaaaattccgatTACCATCATAATGATAGGGACAAAATTCGAAAAGTATATATATctacaaaaatgacattctcaACCTGTGAACCATGCATGatctaaataataattaaattttgtttaattatttaattattttcttagttatatatatttttttaacatttttaatattttttacccaacttaaatttcttttaataaaagaactaaaaagtTAAGTAAGTTGGGTTAGGTCAGGTCATGAACGTGGAAATGTAAGCTATAACATTGAGAATAATGCTAGACATCTCAAGGGATTCTTTCCAAAATGCTTCTCAAATGATGTGGCAAACAttgttttccttaaaaaaaattctcattctctctcctttctctctcattCCTTTCTAAAATAGTGTTTTTcacatcatttaagaaaaattttaagaagaattttgAGACACCTACCGGCCCTCAAAcgttaatgtgttttggattCGTTGAAGTTGCATTCCTTGTAAGGTCACTGATGACGCATGGATGCCTCCAAACACAGAGAAGAGAGTATCATGTATTCATGTGTAGTGCAACTAAAATATCCCATGTTTGgaggaaaaaaatagaaaaataaaaaaaaccatatcCATTAAATGTGCATTGAGTTTGGTACCCGCTAGGTTGGGTTAggacatttcttttttttttttgcacaagggttggagaaattttcttttaacttagTTTATTAAAAATGACTTTTGTCTCttgaatatataaaagttatatgtttttttagtaGTAAGTATTAGGTTGAAGGAAGTTTATTTAACTCGGTTGGGAGGAAAACTATGTCCAATATTGGGTTAGGTCAAGTCATGAACTTGGATTTTTTTATAAGCCCATTAAACacgtttgtgattgtgtttgagaaataaagcttttagtttggcaaaaacttcatttttaagcttatttttagattttttgaacaattaaaaacacttctttctttttttaccaATTGGGTACtgcattataaaataattatatgatttctaattttctagCACGTATTAATTACTCGTTATTCTCGTAGTAGGTCCAAGAAaatggttgctgagaaaatgccTTCCGTCacattttgcccaaaaactttGAGAAGAAAAGAGTAGCCCAACTTGTTCAGCTTTGGACCGTGgcccaaaaagaaattaagattCCCGGCCGAGAAAGTACTAGAAGACCAGACTTcaagggggtgtttggcaaatgggatggcctaaacactgtagttgatgtagattgatgtgaaaaaaaagtaagaatgtttggtataaaaaaaatgaaaaagtggtatggaaaagtgaaaaagttttgttttgtagtgatttttttatttgaataataataaaaagtgaatgatttgatattagaagtgaaaaaaattagaatgttttgatgttgatttttttgggaaatggtgatgaagaCGATAACAATGATGCAGGCCCTCAAACGAggaaattattacaaaataaaagcaaacagAAAATAGATAATTCATGCTAGCTAAAAGTGACAACTAATAAAGATGAAGTGGGAGTCGTGGCTTCGTGACTGCAACAACTGGGAACTTTCTAGATGTTGCCAAACCATAAACTTCCTCCATAGTCAAATCTTCAGGCTTCATGTTGTCTGGCAATTTCCACTCGAATCCGTGCAACATATTAGCCAAGGTTGAATAAACCATCTTCAATCCAAGGCTGTAACCAGGGCACATCCTCCTACCAGAGCCAAAGGGCAACAGCTCGAAATATTGCCCCTTCACATCAATAGCCTTTCCTAAGAACCTCTCCGGGCGGAACTCTTCAGGTGCATCCCATATTAAAGGGTCTCTTCCCATACCCCATGTATTTATGAGGACTATGCTTCCTTTACGAATATCATAATCGACTACGGTACAGTCTTCAAGAGCAAAGTGCGGTGCAAGCATTACGGCCGGAGGGTGTTTCCTCATTGTTTCCTTTACAATTGCATCAATATAAGGAAGTTGTGGGATATCTTTCTCTTCTACCCATCTGTCTTTTCCAATCACCCTATCCAACTCCTCAGTGGCCTTGCTGATGAGGTGTGGTTGTTTCAAGAGTTCGGACATTGTCCATTCCACCGAAGTCGCAGCTGTATCCGTGGCTCCTATTATGAGATCCTGATGACATTgatgaacaaaaacaaaatcgatCACTAAACTATAAGtcaagcaaagaaaaagactcagaaagtatatatatatatatacctgagtGAGGCCCTTGAGATTGTCATAAGTGAGCTTAACATCGGTATTAGGATCATCAGCCAGCTGCAACATTAGATCCACCATGTCGTTTGGCACGAAATCTCCCGCTCCTCTCTTTGCCTTGTGGTCGTCAAAGACATGGTCGTGGAATCGATCAAATCTTTTGCTCAAGGCCTTCATTCGCTTCACGAATCCCTGCAGGTCCAAGAAATTGAGCCACGGAATCCAGTCGCCCACGTTGAAATCTGAATTAAGCACGAACCATTCATCCAACATTTCCAGGAATTCCTTGAAAGTGACGGCAGAGGTTTCGGATTCGGATTCGGATTCACTGAAATACTTCTTACCCAATGCAACTCTGCTTATAACGCTGAGAGTGTAGAGCACGAGATGCTCTTTCACCTTAATGGGATTCCCAGACAAGGCATGAAGGCGAGAGAGAAGAGCACTCCTTTCTTCCACGCGAATATACTCATACGACTCTAGTCTTTTTGGGGTAAATACCTCCGACATATATATTTTACGTGCTTGCCGGAAATATGGTCCGTAAGGTGCCCATAAGATATCGCTGTAGTTGTAAGAAATGTACTTCCCTGCAGCGGGTTGGGGTCTAGAGGCAAAGATATGGTCATGTGTCTTTAGGAATTGCTTTGCCATTTCCGGAGATGCGGCAACCACAACTGACACCGACCCTAACTTGAGGTGCATAATCGGTCCgtatttttgtgacaatttGTGGAGGGATTGGTGAGGGAGGGCTCCAATAAGGTTTAGATTGCCGATGATTGGCCAAGGTTTAGGACCCGGTGGAAATTTTGGTTGGTGGCGTTTGAAGGTGAAGATTTTTGAGAGAACAGCTAAGGCAGCTAGCCATGCCATTACTGTAAGAGCCCAAGAAGAAGCCTCCATTGTTGGGGATTAATGTTGAGATAGGTTAGAGTCGAGGTAGATTTTGCCACATTTATATAGTTGAGTAACCTTAACTCATGTGTCATGTGTCTGTTTGACAAggcaagagagagagacccCACCATCCAATTATGCAATGTGTCTGTTTGACAAGGCAAGAGAGAAGCCCCCACCATCCAATTGTGCACTCATATAGTCATATATAGCTAATGTCGGTAagtaatcatcattattttttttttttatttttttttttaaggtgaatctttcatatttattccttaaaaaagatcaaaaacataaagttctaataaatcatagccaaagccATAAGGTTACAATGtcataaagataaatataaaaattttacaatcaaGTCCTATCTATGACTTTAAACATTCAATAACCCTTGTCCAAATTTTAGTTATAAAACAGATCTTCTTCAGGCAGATtcaatctaatacataagtagttcatattttttacttttattttctcaGTCATAAGAGTAAAACTCTCTCACCGAAACTAATCATCATCGACCTAAAGGCCAGGATTAAAACTTTTACCCCAAAGATCGTTCATAGAAATAGATATAAAGAGAAGCCAaacccttattaaaaattaaaaataaaaacacattaaaaaagCCAGCAAACAGCTACAACAGCTAGGGCGAGGGAGGCGAAGCGCACTAGCTGACACGTGATGGACGAGATGGAGCCGTTTTGCGCTAATGGGTAGCTGAGGAGCCGAAGAGCATGGCCAGTCAGCACGTGGCTGAGCAAAACCAATTGAGGAAACTAGatttagatttgaaaaactagGTCTACAACACCACCGATTTCAGGGAGGCGAAGAGCGGCGCAGCACGGTAGAGAGCAGATGGATGTAGCACAACATAAGCAAAGGGATGGCCAGAGCAATTGGATTGgtcaaaaaaaccaaaaaaataaattgaaaaacaaaaaataaaacaaaacaagaaggagagggggaggaaagaagaggggagtaGAGGGGAGGGGAAAGGAAGAGTTCCCTCTTCCCCCACAAGTTTTGTTTTCTCTatctaggttttctctatctaattttttctctctaggttttcTCTACCTAGGGTTTGCTCCTTTTAAATTTAGGTCCCGTTTGGTGTGCGGAATGggtattttattaagaaaatgaataggtATTACTGATAATAGAAAATgttggaatgaaataattattccaattctttagtttggtaataATACACATGGtataattggaattgaatcaaaattattaaaaacctcacattattttattttattttttcaattcatattagaaaaaaaaaaattaaaaaaatcttaaaaaaaacctaaaaaataggGGGGccgggggtggtgcgaccacccctgGAGCGCCTCATGATGGACCCATGAGGTGCAACCACCCCCGGATGCCTCGGGGTGGTCCTGCAAGGCGTCCGGGGCTGGTGCAACCACCCCCACCTCTTTtgtgggggtggccgaccaaaaaaataaaaattataagaggtgtttttgaaaaatctatTTCATTATataaggaatagttattcctgtGTGTATGAAATTAGTCATTCacatgggaataactattcacATGAATAGACtcataccaaacaaaagaatga
Protein-coding sequences here:
- the LOC132165291 gene encoding trimethyltridecatetraene synthase-like, giving the protein MEASSWALTVMAWLAALAVLSKIFTFKRHQPKFPPGPKPWPIIGNLNLIGALPHQSLHKLSQKYGPIMHLKLGSVSVVVAASPEMAKQFLKTHDHIFASRPQPAAGKYISYNYSDILWAPYGPYFRQARKIYMSEVFTPKRLESYEYIRVEERSALLSRLHALSGNPIKVKEHLVLYTLSVISRVALGKKYFSESESESETSAVTFKEFLEMLDEWFVLNSDFNVGDWIPWLNFLDLQGFVKRMKALSKRFDRFHDHVFDDHKAKRGAGDFVPNDMVDLMLQLADDPNTDVKLTYDNLKGLTQDLIIGATDTAATSVEWTMSELLKQPHLISKATEELDRVIGKDRWVEEKDIPQLPYIDAIVKETMRKHPPAVMLAPHFALEDCTVVDYDIRKGSIVLINTWGMGRDPLIWDAPEEFRPERFLGKAIDVKGQYFELLPFGSGRRMCPGYSLGLKMVYSTLANMLHGFEWKLPDNMKPEDLTMEEVYGLATSRKFPVVAVTKPRLPLHLY